In the Leptospira sp. WS4.C2 genome, one interval contains:
- the cysD gene encoding sulfate adenylyltransferase subunit CysD: MTDLHRLSHLDQLESEAIYILREVAAQFERPALLFSGGKDSICLVHLALKAFRPGKFPFPLVHIDTGHNFDEALKFRDDLAEKTGEKLVVRYVQDSIDQGKAVEEKGKFPSRNGIQAVTLLDTIAEFKFDACIGGARRDEEKARAKERIFSVRDEFGSWDPKLQRPELWNIYNGKIHVGENVRVFPISNWTELDVWEYIRKENIELPSLYFSHQREIVWREDLVFPVSKFISLDNSDKVETRTVRFRTVGDMTCTAAVESEANTIDDIIREIQVSRTTERGSRLDDKRSEAAMEDRKKGGYF, translated from the coding sequence ATGACCGATTTACATCGACTTTCTCATTTAGACCAACTCGAATCAGAAGCCATTTACATCTTACGAGAAGTGGCTGCCCAATTTGAAAGACCGGCACTCCTTTTTTCTGGCGGTAAAGATTCGATTTGTCTCGTACATCTTGCACTCAAAGCCTTTCGTCCAGGTAAATTTCCTTTTCCATTAGTTCATATCGACACAGGACATAACTTTGATGAGGCGCTAAAGTTTAGAGATGATTTGGCAGAAAAAACTGGTGAAAAACTAGTGGTTCGTTATGTGCAAGATTCCATCGACCAAGGAAAAGCCGTGGAAGAAAAAGGAAAGTTCCCCAGTCGAAACGGAATCCAAGCCGTGACATTACTTGATACAATTGCGGAATTCAAATTTGATGCTTGTATCGGTGGGGCTCGGCGCGATGAAGAAAAAGCTCGCGCCAAAGAAAGAATTTTTTCAGTAAGAGATGAATTTGGATCTTGGGATCCAAAACTCCAACGCCCAGAACTTTGGAATATCTACAATGGAAAGATCCATGTAGGAGAAAATGTGCGAGTTTTTCCAATCAGTAACTGGACAGAACTTGACGTTTGGGAATACATCCGTAAAGAAAACATCGAACTTCCTTCTTTATACTTTTCTCACCAAAGGGAAATTGTCTGGCGAGAAGACCTAGTGTTTCCGGTATCAAAATTCATTAGTTTGGACAATTCCGATAAAGTAGAAACAAGAACAGTTCGGTTCCGAACAGTAGGTGATATGACTTGCACTGCAGCTGTAGAATCGGAAGCCAATACCATCGATGATATCATTCGTGAAATTCAAGTTTCAAGGACAACAGAAAGAGGATCTCGTTTGGATGACAAACGTTCTGAAGCGGCTATGGAAGATAGAAAAAAAGGCGGATACTTTTAA
- a CDS encoding phosphoadenylyl-sulfate reductase: MGNLEVLTETYTSLSLEQGLRQLSLDYPKKVVFTTSFGLEDQAITHAILENKIDIRIATLDTGRLFQETYDVWQKTNMRYGAKIEAFYPNEKEIQGFVEQNGPNAFYDSLDLRKECCRIRKLVPLDTILKDTEVWVTGLRKDQSGFRTEMSIFETDTQRNLIKYQPLLLWSFEDTWRYIREHNVPYNLLHDKGFPSIGCAPCTRAIEPGEDFRAGRWWWEQESKKECGLHWVDGKLTPKKG, translated from the coding sequence ATGGGAAATTTGGAAGTTTTGACAGAAACCTATACCTCCCTCTCGCTCGAACAGGGTTTACGACAATTGAGTTTGGACTATCCGAAAAAAGTCGTTTTTACGACAAGTTTCGGATTGGAAGACCAAGCCATCACGCACGCTATCCTGGAAAACAAAATTGATATCCGCATTGCCACACTTGATACAGGACGCCTTTTCCAAGAGACCTATGATGTTTGGCAAAAAACAAACATGCGTTATGGGGCAAAAATCGAAGCATTTTATCCAAATGAAAAAGAAATTCAGGGCTTCGTAGAACAAAATGGTCCCAATGCTTTTTATGATTCTTTAGATTTACGAAAAGAATGTTGCCGGATTCGCAAACTCGTTCCGCTTGATACCATCTTAAAAGACACAGAAGTTTGGGTTACAGGCCTACGAAAAGACCAATCAGGCTTTCGCACAGAAATGTCCATTTTTGAAACTGACACTCAACGAAATTTAATCAAATACCAACCTCTACTTTTATGGTCCTTTGAAGACACTTGGAGGTACATTCGCGAACACAATGTACCTTACAATCTATTACACGACAAAGGTTTTCCTAGTATCGGCTGTGCCCCTTGTACCAGGGCCATTGAACCGGGAGAAGACTTTCGTGCAGGCCGCTGGTGGTGGGAACAAGAATCAAAGAAAGAGTGTGGTTTGCATTGGGTAGACGGCAAACTCACACCAAAAAAAGGATAA
- a CDS encoding TauD/TfdA family dioxygenase produces MSQATTTATKWIRKSFLGETKLPLVYEPGKDKVLQDLTDWINKNQKEWREDLKTYGAVLLRGFPVHEATDFQSILLATDEKLGEFYLGTSPRDQVVKHVFTASELPPHYPIMQHAEMSFLDNPPKLLFFYAEKASETGGETPLTDLREIYKEIDPKIKEKIKEHGIRYRRRYDGPSKKARFSLWKTKRWDEMFGTTNLDEVKKISDENRFQLDWSGLDSLTITNEQSGFRIHPEAKTTAWHNHSQTFHYQAAVSEVWKIFKRQKTFRSLGVAILLTLLTTIKRISGEKSHDVHVTYGNGEEITTKEMKSISNLFWKHLVAIPWQTGDILIIDNFSVSHGRLPFTGPRRILVGWSE; encoded by the coding sequence ATGAGCCAAGCCACCACAACTGCAACGAAATGGATCCGCAAATCTTTCCTCGGGGAGACGAAACTTCCCCTTGTTTATGAGCCCGGCAAGGATAAAGTCCTCCAGGACCTAACAGACTGGATCAATAAAAACCAGAAGGAATGGAGAGAGGACCTAAAAACCTATGGAGCAGTTTTACTTCGTGGTTTTCCTGTCCATGAGGCAACCGACTTCCAATCCATTCTTTTGGCAACCGACGAAAAACTAGGCGAGTTTTATTTAGGAACCTCTCCCCGAGATCAGGTCGTGAAACACGTGTTTACCGCCAGTGAGCTTCCTCCCCACTATCCAATCATGCAACATGCCGAGATGAGTTTTCTCGACAACCCCCCGAAACTTTTATTTTTTTATGCAGAAAAAGCATCGGAGACAGGTGGTGAAACTCCCCTTACCGATCTTAGAGAAATTTATAAAGAGATCGATCCAAAGATCAAAGAAAAGATTAAGGAACATGGGATTCGTTACAGAAGGCGATACGATGGCCCATCCAAAAAAGCTAGATTCTCTTTATGGAAAACCAAACGTTGGGATGAAATGTTTGGAACCACCAATCTCGATGAAGTGAAAAAAATCTCTGATGAAAATAGATTCCAATTGGATTGGTCTGGATTGGATTCGTTAACGATTACCAATGAACAATCAGGCTTTCGCATCCATCCAGAAGCAAAAACCACAGCCTGGCACAACCATTCCCAAACCTTTCACTACCAAGCTGCAGTGAGTGAAGTTTGGAAAATTTTCAAACGACAAAAAACATTTCGTTCTCTAGGTGTTGCAATTTTACTTACACTCCTTACTACGATTAAAAGAATTTCTGGAGAAAAGTCACATGACGTTCATGTCACCTATGGAAATGGAGAAGAGATCACAACAAAGGAAATGAAATCAATTTCAAACTTATTTTGGAAACATCTAGTTGCGATCCCATGGCAAACAGGAGATATTCTTATCATTGATAACTTTTCGGTTTCTCATGGAAGGCTCCCCTTTACTGGGCCACGCCGAATCCTTGTAGGATGGTCAGAATAA
- a CDS encoding sulfate adenylyltransferase subunit 1 produces MDILRFITAGSVDDGKSTLIGRLLYDSKSIFQDQLEAIEKAGQVNGQINLALLTDGLKAEREQGITIDVAYKYFSTPKRKFIIADAPGHVQYTRNMVTGASNSDLAIILIDARKGVIEQTYRHSYIVSLLRIPYVVVCINKMDLVDFSEEVFLNIKKQYLEFAKDLDLKSIHFLPISALNGDNVVDLSTSMPWWKEKSLLGFLEDIELHTEEESPAPRFPVQNVIRPQTTEYHDYRGYAGQIRSGHFTVGDPITVLPSGLKSKIKAIDTYAGSLKTAYAPMSVAIRLDDEIDVSRGDMLVVTGQEPTTSQDLEAHICWMDQKVMTPGSKYLLRQTTNSVKASIRSLEYRVETSTHEKIEQANLGLNEIGKVTIRTAKPVAYDPYSKIRGTGSFILVDEGTNQTVAAGMLL; encoded by the coding sequence ATGGATATTTTACGTTTTATTACTGCGGGGAGCGTGGATGATGGGAAATCAACTCTCATTGGTCGCTTGTTATACGATAGTAAATCCATTTTTCAAGACCAACTAGAAGCCATTGAAAAAGCAGGACAAGTGAATGGACAAATTAACTTAGCCCTACTTACGGACGGTTTAAAAGCAGAAAGAGAACAAGGAATCACTATCGACGTTGCTTATAAATACTTTTCAACGCCGAAAAGAAAGTTTATTATCGCAGATGCACCGGGCCATGTCCAATACACGAGAAATATGGTAACTGGGGCATCTAACTCTGATCTTGCGATCATTTTAATCGATGCAAGAAAAGGGGTAATCGAACAAACCTATCGCCATTCCTACATTGTATCACTCCTCCGAATTCCATACGTTGTTGTTTGTATCAACAAAATGGACTTGGTAGATTTTTCTGAAGAAGTATTTTTAAATATCAAAAAACAATATTTGGAATTTGCCAAAGACTTAGATTTAAAATCCATCCACTTCCTTCCCATTTCGGCACTGAATGGGGACAATGTCGTGGATCTATCCACCTCTATGCCTTGGTGGAAAGAAAAATCTCTTCTTGGGTTTTTAGAAGACATTGAACTTCATACGGAAGAAGAATCCCCGGCTCCAAGATTTCCCGTACAAAACGTAATTCGACCACAAACAACAGAATACCATGATTATAGAGGTTATGCGGGACAAATCCGCAGTGGACATTTTACCGTCGGAGATCCCATCACCGTATTACCAAGTGGACTCAAATCCAAAATCAAAGCCATTGATACTTATGCGGGTTCCTTAAAAACTGCCTACGCCCCTATGTCTGTGGCCATTCGATTGGATGATGAAATCGATGTGAGCCGTGGAGATATGCTCGTTGTGACTGGACAAGAACCGACTACCTCCCAAGATTTAGAAGCTCATATCTGTTGGATGGACCAGAAGGTAATGACTCCTGGATCTAAATATCTACTACGCCAAACAACCAATTCAGTAAAAGCCTCCATTCGTTCTTTGGAATATCGGGTGGAAACAAGCACTCACGAAAAAATAGAACAGGCAAACTTAGGTCTCAATGAAATTGGAAAGGTTACGATCCGAACAGCAAAACCTGTGGCGTACGACCCCTATTCCAAAATTCGCGGGACGGGAAGTTTCATCTTGGTCGACGAAGGCACCAACCAAACCGTAGCAGCCGGAATGTTATTGTAG
- a CDS encoding bile acid:sodium symporter family protein produces the protein MDINTVRLNFNKDSVYLINTLIGFIMFGIALELKLQDFRHLLRYPKPAFVGLFSQYILLPIATLLIIWVIKPHPGLALGMVLVASCPGGNMSNFFTHLAKGNLALSVSLTTFSSAFAFILTPLGFFFWGKLLPMTREYLKSISVSPYEILVSVTLLLLIPLILGILFQKLFPKLTHTVKRGVQRISILLLAFFIVGALASNWKFFKEYIHLLFGLVFLMNLAGLSLGYYFAKLFRLPLGDRKTVAIETGIQNSSLGLAIVFNFFDGLGGMAMICAWWGIWHLIAGAAIATYWNRTNNELES, from the coding sequence ATGGATATCAATACAGTTCGTCTAAACTTTAACAAAGATTCAGTCTATTTGATCAATACGCTGATTGGTTTTATTATGTTTGGAATTGCCTTGGAACTAAAGTTGCAAGATTTCCGTCACCTTTTGCGTTATCCCAAACCAGCGTTTGTTGGTCTTTTTAGCCAATACATTTTGTTACCGATTGCCACTCTCCTCATCATTTGGGTGATCAAACCACACCCGGGTCTTGCTCTGGGGATGGTGCTTGTGGCCTCTTGTCCTGGTGGGAATATGTCCAATTTTTTCACCCATTTGGCAAAAGGAAATTTAGCACTATCGGTGAGTCTTACCACATTCTCTTCTGCATTTGCCTTTATCCTAACACCACTTGGTTTTTTCTTTTGGGGAAAATTACTCCCGATGACAAGAGAATATCTAAAGTCAATCTCAGTAAGTCCTTATGAAATTTTGGTTTCTGTCACTTTACTGTTACTCATCCCATTGATACTAGGAATTCTATTTCAAAAATTATTTCCTAAACTCACACATACAGTAAAACGTGGGGTGCAAAGGATTTCCATTTTGTTACTCGCATTTTTTATCGTGGGTGCACTCGCTTCCAATTGGAAGTTCTTTAAAGAATACATCCACCTTCTCTTTGGGCTTGTATTCCTTATGAACTTAGCGGGTCTTTCTCTCGGGTATTACTTTGCAAAACTTTTCCGATTGCCTCTCGGAGATAGAAAGACTGTGGCGATAGAAACAGGAATTCAAAACTCAAGTCTTGGACTTGCCATTGTTTTTAATTTTTTTGATGGACTCGGTGGTATGGCAATGATTTGCGCATGGTGGGGAATCTGGCACCTGATTGCTGGTGCCGCGATTGCTACTTATTGGAATAGAACTAATAATGAATTGGAATCTTAA
- a CDS encoding NADPH-dependent assimilatory sulfite reductase hemoprotein subunit, which translates to MAEQKKETLAEKVKRLSRGLRGSLVDSLKDEHTGSLRSDDQLLLKFHGMYQQDDRDRREERATKKLERLYSFMIRLRIPGGMIGPVHWEALHNVAGENSTGTIKITTRQTVQLHGILKSKIKPTIKAFDSVFLDSIAACGDVNRNVTCTSNPATSPLHKEVFGYAGEISRSLLPKTRAYYEIWLDENLLAEKEEPEDPLYKDVYLPRKFKIAIAIPPYNDVDLFTNDIGLIAIIENGQLLGFNVAVGGGLGTTHGNADTYPRVGTVFGYIPKKDILKVVYEIVTVQRDFGNREDRKLSRLKYTLDRLGVEFYKREVEKRVGISFEPTKEYQFTQRSDDFGWKQDVAGNWHYTVFVENGRVCDEHGYNLKTALLEVSKTRRATFRFTCNQNLILSDIFPKDKDLIESILVKFGVHRKTQEISPIRKNSIACVALSTCSLALAEGQRYLPSLIDKIEPILGKHGLSNEPVSIRMTGCPNGCARPYISEIGLVGTSYGKYNLHLGADAEGYRLNKKYKDDLDEAAILLELDGLFGRFSKERNSKESFGDYINRIGILN; encoded by the coding sequence ATGGCAGAACAAAAAAAAGAAACATTAGCAGAAAAAGTAAAACGCCTCAGTCGAGGCCTTAGAGGATCGCTTGTTGACAGTTTGAAAGACGAACATACTGGATCTTTACGTTCCGATGACCAACTATTACTGAAGTTCCATGGAATGTACCAACAAGATGACAGGGATCGTAGAGAAGAACGTGCCACTAAAAAATTAGAACGTTTGTATTCCTTTATGATTCGTTTGCGAATCCCTGGGGGAATGATTGGACCGGTTCACTGGGAAGCCTTACACAATGTTGCAGGTGAAAATTCCACAGGCACCATCAAAATCACAACACGCCAAACTGTCCAACTTCATGGAATTTTAAAATCGAAAATCAAACCAACCATCAAGGCATTTGATTCTGTATTTTTAGATTCGATTGCTGCTTGTGGGGACGTAAACCGTAATGTCACTTGTACTTCGAATCCAGCAACAAGTCCCTTACACAAAGAAGTGTTCGGATATGCAGGAGAAATCAGCCGTTCTCTTTTACCAAAAACCAGAGCCTATTATGAGATTTGGCTCGATGAAAATCTTTTAGCAGAAAAAGAAGAACCAGAAGATCCTTTGTATAAGGATGTATACCTTCCTCGTAAGTTTAAAATCGCAATTGCCATCCCACCTTACAATGATGTGGATCTTTTTACCAATGATATTGGGCTTATTGCCATCATTGAAAATGGACAACTGCTTGGATTCAATGTTGCAGTTGGTGGGGGTCTTGGAACCACTCATGGAAATGCGGATACCTACCCAAGAGTCGGAACTGTATTTGGTTATATTCCTAAAAAAGACATCTTAAAAGTTGTCTATGAAATTGTAACAGTCCAAAGAGATTTTGGGAATCGCGAAGACAGAAAACTTTCTCGTTTGAAATACACCTTGGACCGGTTAGGTGTTGAGTTTTACAAACGAGAAGTGGAAAAACGAGTAGGGATTAGTTTTGAACCAACAAAAGAATACCAATTCACGCAAAGGTCTGATGATTTTGGTTGGAAACAAGACGTGGCAGGAAACTGGCATTATACGGTCTTTGTGGAAAATGGCCGTGTATGTGACGAACATGGATATAACCTAAAAACGGCACTACTCGAAGTTTCTAAAACAAGAAGGGCTACATTCCGTTTTACTTGTAACCAAAACCTAATTCTCTCTGATATTTTTCCAAAAGATAAGGATCTCATAGAGTCCATTCTTGTGAAGTTTGGGGTTCATCGCAAAACTCAGGAAATTTCACCCATTCGCAAGAATTCCATTGCTTGTGTGGCACTTAGCACTTGTTCCTTGGCACTTGCCGAAGGACAAAGATACCTTCCGAGCCTTATCGATAAAATTGAACCCATCCTTGGAAAACATGGACTTAGCAATGAACCGGTATCGATCCGAATGACAGGTTGTCCGAATGGATGTGCAAGACCTTATATTTCCGAGATTGGTCTTGTGGGAACATCTTATGGCAAATACAACCTACATTTAGGTGCAGATGCCGAAGGATACCGACTCAACAAAAAGTATAAAGATGATTTGGACGAGGCGGCCATATTACTTGAGTTAGATGGCCTTTTTGGAAGATTTTCAAAAGAAAGAAATTCCAAAGAATCGTTTGGAGATTATATCAATCGAATTGGAATCTTAAATTAA
- a CDS encoding sulfate/molybdate ABC transporter ATP-binding protein, with the protein MPIEISNINKTFGSFTALKSVNLTIPDGELVALLGPSGSGKTTLLRIIAGLEEPSSGKVEFVGENLSKSRIQNGEVGFVFQHYALFRHMTIAENIAFGLEVRPKAQRPSKKEIQDKISKLLTLIQLENYHNRYPHELSGGQRQRVALARALAIEPKFLLLDEPFGALDAKVRKELRNWLRRLHDEIHITSVFVTHDQEEALEVSDRIVILNQGQLEQVGSPDEVYNKPKSPFVFHFLGDVNLFHGRIEEGKTKIGDFALESSEHQDIKESVAVAYVRPYDVEIVREADQGIAAEIQYIHSTGRNVRVELKRIDTGTLIESVLEQETYRLLNLLPGETVYLRIKKAKVYVEDFSI; encoded by the coding sequence ATGCCGATTGAAATAAGTAATATAAATAAAACCTTTGGGTCGTTCACTGCTCTAAAAAGTGTCAACCTCACTATCCCCGATGGAGAACTTGTGGCCTTACTTGGTCCTTCAGGGTCTGGAAAAACCACGTTACTGCGCATCATTGCAGGTTTGGAAGAACCCTCTTCTGGCAAAGTGGAATTTGTGGGTGAAAATTTATCCAAGTCTAGAATTCAAAATGGAGAAGTCGGATTTGTATTCCAACACTACGCACTGTTTCGCCACATGACAATTGCAGAAAACATTGCCTTTGGTTTGGAAGTAAGACCCAAAGCACAACGACCTTCCAAAAAAGAAATCCAAGATAAGATTTCAAAGTTACTCACGCTCATCCAACTCGAAAACTATCACAACCGTTACCCCCATGAATTATCGGGAGGACAACGCCAACGTGTGGCCCTTGCCCGAGCCCTTGCCATCGAACCAAAATTTTTACTCCTCGACGAACCCTTCGGTGCCCTAGATGCCAAGGTTAGAAAGGAACTAAGAAACTGGCTTCGTCGCCTTCATGATGAAATCCATATCACCAGCGTTTTTGTGACCCATGACCAAGAAGAGGCACTCGAAGTGAGTGACCGGATCGTCATCTTAAACCAAGGCCAACTAGAACAAGTAGGAAGTCCGGACGAAGTGTACAACAAACCCAAGTCCCCTTTTGTTTTCCATTTCCTCGGAGATGTGAATCTTTTCCATGGCCGAATTGAAGAGGGGAAAACCAAAATTGGAGACTTTGCTCTCGAGAGTTCGGAACACCAGGACATAAAGGAATCCGTAGCTGTTGCCTATGTTCGTCCTTATGATGTAGAAATAGTGCGAGAGGCAGACCAAGGAATAGCGGCCGAAATCCAATACATCCACTCCACGGGAAGGAATGTGCGCGTGGAGCTGAAACGAATTGACACAGGCACTCTCATTGAATCCGTTTTGGAACAAGAAACCTACCGCCTTTTGAACCTTTTGCCTGGAGAGACCGTCTATTTGAGGATCAAAAAAGCAAAAGTTTACGTAGAAGATTTCTCTATCTAG
- the cysT gene encoding sulfate ABC transporter permease subunit CysT — MLETRPYKKIHFGISLGLTVFYSSAVVIIPLLGLFFHSLGIGVSGILEVFSDERIRSALFLSFSVGIISAILNLFIGFLFAWVLVRYNFPFKKLLDTLIDLPFTLPTAVAGIALTTIYSQTGIIGSYFESWGIKIAYTPVGIVIALVFIGFPFVVRTVQPVIEELPKELEESARCLGATPFQTFYKVLLPELWPSILAGTGMAFARSIGEYGSVVFISGNIPGKTEILPLLIVTKLEQYEYEKATSIALVMLLTSFLFMFLINLLQERASKKLS, encoded by the coding sequence ATGTTAGAAACGCGGCCGTATAAAAAAATACATTTTGGAATCAGTCTAGGACTGACAGTTTTTTACTCGTCCGCGGTTGTCATCATCCCCCTTCTAGGACTTTTCTTCCATTCTCTTGGGATTGGAGTTTCAGGAATCCTAGAAGTGTTTTCGGATGAAAGAATTCGCTCCGCACTTTTTTTAAGTTTCAGTGTGGGAATCATTTCAGCCATTCTCAACCTCTTCATTGGTTTTTTATTTGCCTGGGTTCTTGTTCGTTACAACTTTCCTTTTAAAAAACTCCTCGATACCTTAATTGATTTGCCTTTCACTCTACCGACAGCAGTTGCCGGGATAGCACTGACAACGATTTATTCACAAACAGGAATCATAGGGTCTTACTTTGAATCCTGGGGAATCAAAATTGCATACACACCAGTTGGGATTGTGATCGCACTGGTCTTTATTGGATTTCCTTTTGTGGTGCGAACCGTTCAGCCAGTAATTGAAGAGTTACCAAAAGAATTAGAAGAAAGTGCACGCTGCTTAGGTGCTACACCCTTTCAAACTTTTTACAAAGTTTTACTTCCTGAACTTTGGCCCTCTATTTTAGCCGGAACAGGAATGGCCTTTGCTAGAAGTATTGGGGAATACGGATCTGTTGTTTTTATTTCTGGGAACATCCCAGGTAAAACAGAAATCCTTCCCCTCCTTATCGTCACCAAACTAGAACAATACGAATACGAGAAAGCAACTTCGATCGCTCTTGTGATGTTACTCACCTCTTTTCTATTTATGTTTTTGATTAATTTACTACAAGAACGGGCATCTAAAAAATTATCATGA
- the cysW gene encoding sulfate ABC transporter permease subunit CysW — MKIKILPIFLVFLAYILAGIILLLPIYTVFSEAFSEGIPKYIESITGEYALYAIGLTVKVSVVSVILNTVFGVTAAFTITRFQFPGKNILVTIIDSPFAVSPVVSGLIFLLLFGRQGIFGDFLSAHGIKIVFNTPGLILATVFITFPFVARELIPLMQSQGREEEEAAMLLGANFFQLLKRVILPNIKWGLLYGIILCNARAMGEFGAVSVLSGHIRGKTTTLPLHIEMLYNEFDSVGAFACATLLVFLSLLTLIFKLILEKRTASKKNAD, encoded by the coding sequence ATGAAAATCAAAATTTTGCCCATTTTCCTAGTTTTTTTAGCTTATATTCTAGCTGGGATCATTCTACTTTTACCCATTTATACAGTTTTTTCGGAAGCGTTTTCAGAAGGGATTCCTAAATACATTGAATCCATCACAGGGGAATATGCCCTCTATGCGATTGGACTTACCGTAAAGGTATCCGTTGTCTCTGTCATTTTAAATACAGTTTTTGGTGTGACGGCAGCTTTTACCATCACCAGGTTCCAATTCCCTGGTAAAAATATTTTAGTTACGATTATCGATTCACCCTTTGCTGTTTCTCCCGTAGTTTCCGGGCTCATCTTTTTACTGTTATTCGGTAGACAAGGTATCTTCGGAGACTTTCTTTCCGCACATGGAATCAAAATTGTATTTAATACACCAGGCCTTATCCTTGCGACTGTGTTTATCACCTTTCCCTTTGTAGCACGGGAACTCATTCCTCTCATGCAAAGCCAAGGAAGGGAAGAAGAGGAAGCCGCAATGTTACTCGGTGCTAATTTTTTCCAACTACTAAAACGAGTCATCCTTCCCAACATCAAATGGGGTCTGTTATATGGCATTATCCTTTGTAATGCAAGGGCCATGGGAGAGTTTGGTGCAGTTTCCGTTCTTAGTGGTCATATCCGTGGCAAAACGACCACCCTTCCCCTTCATATAGAAATGTTATATAATGAATTTGATTCGGTAGGTGCTTTTGCCTGTGCCACCTTACTTGTGTTTCTCTCTCTACTCACCCTCATCTTTAAATTGATTTTGGAAAAACGAACCGCGAGCAAAAAAAATGCCGATTGA
- a CDS encoding sulfate ABC transporter substrate-binding protein, translated as MKNFTHISTLKPTISAILCIFLGLGALSTLTADSTFLHVSFDPTRELYEEINKSFLKAWKAKKGSEFAIQQSHGGSGKQARAVIDGLDADVVSLALSYDIDNISTKSGLIDANWQKKLPNNSVPYYSTIVFLVRKSNPKKIKDWDDIVKPGVSIITPNPKTSGGARWNYLAAYGFAKRKYKSDEKATEFIKSLFKNTSVLDTGARGSTTTFVQRGIGDVLITWENEAKLSLDEEKRSGKNTLEVVYPSESIKAETPVAVVTKTATEKGNLEKATAYLEYLYTKEGQAIISKHFFRPTDAAIAKASAKEFPNIKLFSLSDLGETWDSAQKKHFADAGVFDAIYKTQ; from the coding sequence ATGAAAAATTTTACCCATATTTCGACTTTAAAACCAACAATTTCTGCAATATTGTGCATTTTCTTAGGTCTTGGGGCCCTTTCTACCCTGACCGCAGATTCAACCTTCCTCCATGTGTCATTTGATCCAACAAGGGAATTGTATGAAGAAATCAACAAATCCTTCTTAAAAGCCTGGAAGGCCAAAAAAGGAAGTGAGTTCGCTATCCAACAATCCCATGGGGGATCGGGTAAACAAGCACGTGCTGTGATTGATGGACTCGATGCAGATGTAGTGAGTCTTGCTCTCTCCTACGACATTGACAACATCTCCACCAAATCAGGGTTAATTGATGCAAACTGGCAGAAAAAACTCCCGAATAATAGTGTTCCCTACTACTCAACCATTGTATTTTTAGTTCGCAAATCCAATCCTAAAAAAATCAAAGATTGGGATGACATAGTCAAACCTGGAGTTTCGATCATCACTCCCAATCCAAAAACTAGTGGTGGTGCTCGTTGGAATTATTTAGCAGCTTACGGATTTGCAAAACGAAAATACAAGTCAGACGAAAAAGCAACAGAGTTTATTAAATCACTTTTTAAGAATACATCGGTTCTTGATACAGGAGCTCGCGGATCCACTACTACTTTTGTTCAAAGAGGAATTGGTGATGTGCTCATCACTTGGGAAAATGAAGCAAAACTTTCACTCGATGAAGAAAAGAGATCTGGGAAAAATACACTAGAAGTTGTGTATCCATCAGAATCGATCAAAGCAGAAACACCAGTTGCTGTGGTGACTAAAACTGCTACGGAAAAAGGCAATTTGGAAAAGGCGACCGCCTACCTAGAGTACCTCTATACAAAAGAAGGACAAGCCATCATATCCAAACATTTTTTTAGACCCACTGATGCTGCAATTGCCAAAGCTTCTGCAAAAGAATTTCCTAACATTAAATTATTTTCCCTATCCGATTTAGGGGAAACCTGGGATTCTGCACAGAAAAAACATTTTGCAGATGCGGGTGTCTTTGATGCCATCTACAAAACCCAGTAA